The region CCCTCTGAGGAGTGGCATGCTCATGAAATAGTGGGAAGAGCAATGTTACCTGGGAAAGGGGAAAGAAAATACTTGATACATAATCAAATATTTGAAACATGCAGGGATTAAACAAGCATTAACAGACACCTTTGAATGAGAAAACAGTAGCATTGTGTACCCAGAGATGACCAGAGACATCAAGTGTTGACAAAACAGGTGAGAGAGGCTCAGGTGCTATCTAAGGGCAGGGGGTGAGAACTACCACAACCACTCACTGACACAAGTATCACTCATTTTCTTGTTCTGATTATGATTTTTgacaataacagaaaacaaactgaaaaaggaaGCTATTTCAAACAGGGACAAACAAGTACACGTCTTGAGAGGTGAAAGTTTAGCTTTAGAGAATTTAATTCTATGGATACATTTTCAAGCAAGGGATAATAACAGCTACCAGCTAGTGTGTCAGGCATGCAATCAATTCAGGCAATTAATGCAGAAAAGGTCTCAGGAGAACTACTCTTCATCCAAGATTTATTACATGCCTCACCATTTGTCTGCAGATGGGGCAGTTAATAGCACCCAGCCAAGTGCCATACCTCCAGTATGCTATAATGCAGGAgcctgaaaaggaaaaaggtgGCACtaagtacaaaataaaataactaatATCTCTAATAACACATCTACTTCTCAATTATGCATTGattaatttgcatttttgcaAATTAATTTTACAGTTATTCTAATTTATGATTATCTGTTAAAGTTTGTCAGCTTATACCAACAACAAAAAGGTTCTGGTAGTGAGTCTTACTGGCATTTGTACAATTGTCTTACCACAGAAAAGGTGTCCGCAGTTGGTTTCCACAGGCAGGACAGCCTGCTGTAAGCACACAGGACAAGACATGTCTGAGTAATACTGCTGCCTGGCCTCCGCCTGGGGATTTTCATCCTGCTagaaagaaatcaaagacataaaaattaaattaatttgctCTGAAATTGTTCATCGTTAATTTATCATTTGGCAACACCCACCTTTCCACTTACTTATCTCACCTTTATACTACTTTCTACCCTAaatatttaatcttattttatcttattataAGACACATGATGCAAACATAATACTCTATTTAGTTCACCTAGTGAAACAAATTGTTTCTAAGCTGCAATAAGATTCTGAAACTTCACTGAATTAgttattttctctgtccttGCATGCATCTGAAAACACTACTGTGATACAGTTTAAAATATATCAACCAGAGAGCAATTATATAACaaatcagcattttatttattttccaaaaaagAATTACAACAactaaaacagattttatgtgtttttattgtctgtatATTTTCTTTGTCAACCATATTTAGCTAGGAAGGCTTAAGTTGTATTTGCCTGCATACCTGCTCATTTTGTAGTTGTTGTCGGACGGCTCGAACATGCTCCTGATTCTCAGGATGAATGTTCAGCTGCTCTTGTCTGCAAAAAACATTTGgcatcaaagacatcaaagacAACATAGATTAATGTTTGGGTTTGCCTAAAGCCAAGCAGAGACAAATTTATCCATAGAAGACTGAGCCAGCACTAAAGCTTTTGCGTCTAGTGGAATATACTAAGTATACCAGATTAGTCAAGCAGAAATGTATTAATCATCTTACACTGAAAAGattacttatttttaaaaatctaagcCTACTTCTCCCAAATAATGCCGTCTGTGATTTTACTTTACATTAATATTAACCGGAATTTGCTGCTTacctgcagagcagagtgagGAGGCCTGCAAGGAAGGCGAAACTGAGCACCACAACAAATAAGACCTGGTTGCTTACACCTTCAATGAGGGTGTCCTCATCTTGGATCAGGTAGTCCAAGTCCCCACATTGATTGTCCTCCATCACCCACACTCATAGTCTACAACACTagaacacaaagagacaaagaaaaggtaGAATACTGaattactattatttttatcattttaatattgGTATATGTCCATTAAGGTACCAGCGCCCAGCATTATAGCTTAAAATGGCAACCTTTAAAACCTAACTGCAATCTAAATGATCTCATCTACCCGACACTATACCAAATaatacatttagattttttacTGAAGTTACACAAAAAAGCTTGCTGCTAACTATGTACCACAACATGACATGATGACAATTGGTCATGTCCTCAATGTCATTAAAGTTCTGTCATTCAGTCACTTAAATTAAGCTATGAAGAACAAGTTACATTTTCAGTACTACTTTTCAGTACCGAACTGCAAACTTAGATTTATGACTTGCTTTACATTAATTAGCTAGAACATTGGTGAGTCACGAAGTCTTATGTCTTGTTAGCAAACATCTCTACCAAACTAGCCAACACTGCTGGACAATTAACGTTTAGTCAAATTCCAAAGAATATTTGACAGACAATCTCGTACCAAGACCACAAAATGTCTAGAAAGACGTTGACGTTTGTTATCCTGACATTATCATTCTGCTTTAAGCTAACAGTAAAATTACTGCTCAACGCACTGCTAGCCAAGTTTAGCCTTGTTAGCCTTGACTCGCTAATAATACGCCGTAATTCATTTACGGATACTGCCGACGTTGGTGGCCAACGCTGTGTCGTTTCGCTTTTGATAGCCCCTCCGCCGATGGACAGCAGCAAGAGCTGTTAAACACTGATAAAAGACAGACGCCAGGTCTACTAAATCCCACCTTGACCGGACCATTACCGCTCGTAATTCACAAACATAGCTACCCTTTCGCCCGGTTAAGCCAAGAACGTCTTGGGTCTGGCTGCTGCGTTAAGCAGCCAAAGAGTGACCATGACACAAGAGCACAATCGAGCTAATAGAGTCTAACCCACCACCAGCTACATCGCAAAAACATTGCAGTGCATGACAGGGCAGAACAAATGACCTCACCTAACTATAAGACGCCCACCTTTGTAATTTAAAAGCTTGTCTTATCAACTCCATTCAACCCCCCGAGACATTTTCTTTCCAGCAGTCCCGGATTTTAGAGACTCAGTCACTCTGTCGCTTTGTGGGCGAGAAGCAATAAAGCTGTCAAATGCTTTTGCATCAGTTTTGGATTCTGTTTCAATTTGttgcttcttcttcctcctcctcctcctcctccttcttcttcttcttcttcttcttcttcttggattGTCAATTTAGACGCTTCGAGGCGCATTGACGCACTCCAGGGATAGTTGATGGTAGTTCGCAATACATgcatcataaaataaaataaaataaaataaaataaaataaaataaaataatacagtaaGTGAAATATATCTGAGCAA is a window of Toxotes jaculatrix isolate fToxJac2 chromosome 16, fToxJac2.pri, whole genome shotgun sequence DNA encoding:
- the rnf170 gene encoding E3 ubiquitin-protein ligase RNF170 isoform X2 yields the protein MEDNQCGDLDYLIQDEDTLIEGVSNQVLFVVVLSFAFLAGLLTLLCRQEQLNIHPENQEHVRAVRQQLQNEQDENPQAEARQQYYSDMSCPVCLQQAVLPVETNCGHLFCGSCIIAYWRYGTWLGAINCPICRQMVTLLFPLFHEHATPQRVQDGEAEPQLILRDINDYNRRFSGQPRSYMDRLRDVPTLLRHAFREMFSVGGLFWMFRIRILLCLVGAITYLASPLDILPEALFGLLGFMDDFFVILLLFVYISIMYREVVTQRLNG
- the rnf170 gene encoding E3 ubiquitin-protein ligase RNF170 isoform X1 yields the protein MEDNQCGDLDYLIQDEDTLIEGVSNQVLFVVVLSFAFLAGLLTLLCRQEQLNIHPENQEHVRAVRQQLQNEQQDENPQAEARQQYYSDMSCPVCLQQAVLPVETNCGHLFCGSCIIAYWRYGTWLGAINCPICRQMVTLLFPLFHEHATPQRVQDGEAEPQLILRDINDYNRRFSGQPRSYMDRLRDVPTLLRHAFREMFSVGGLFWMFRIRILLCLVGAITYLASPLDILPEALFGLLGFMDDFFVILLLFVYISIMYREVVTQRLNG